A region of Candidatus Eisenbacteria bacterium DNA encodes the following proteins:
- a CDS encoding sigma-70 family RNA polymerase sigma factor, whose translation MSRDPERGLDESLLRDEARLVTGLSANDAQWVERFVRGAHRAVYAFATRLTPDPDLREEWTHVALLRILEDVREGRFVLRHPGGFWSWFRKRAYFLVLDQLRRARRDAARNEAEPDLDALPDLAPFGAGDPAREFERVELRADIERCLEGLSNSDHRRALELLLLVDLPYEEVAASLSSPLSTIKTWIRRGRISLRECLARRWRLEAGDALDATSH comes from the coding sequence ATGAGCCGTGATCCGGAGCGAGGTCTCGACGAATCACTGCTTCGCGACGAAGCGCGCCTGGTGACCGGGCTCTCGGCCAACGACGCGCAGTGGGTCGAGCGCTTCGTGCGAGGAGCGCATCGAGCGGTCTACGCGTTCGCGACACGCCTCACACCCGATCCGGACCTGCGCGAGGAATGGACTCACGTCGCGCTGCTGCGCATTCTCGAAGACGTGCGCGAGGGCCGCTTCGTGCTGCGACACCCAGGCGGGTTCTGGTCCTGGTTTCGAAAGCGCGCCTACTTCCTGGTGCTCGATCAACTGCGGCGCGCACGTCGCGACGCGGCGCGAAACGAAGCCGAGCCCGACCTCGATGCGCTTCCGGATCTCGCGCCGTTCGGGGCAGGCGATCCGGCACGCGAATTCGAGCGCGTCGAGCTGCGGGCCGACATCGAGCGCTGCCTCGAGGGGTTGTCGAATTCCGATCACCGCCGCGCGCTCGAGCTGCTGTTGCTCGTGGATCTGCCTTACGAAGAGGTCGCGGCTTCGCTGAGCTCCCCCCTGAGCACCATCAAGACCTGGATCCGGCGCGGCCGCATCAGCCTGCGGGAGTGTCTGGCTCGCCGCTGGCGGCTCGAGGCGGGAGACGCGCTCGATGCAACTTCGCACTAG
- a CDS encoding TerB family tellurite resistance protein → MFEALKSLLTRRASISESSSSDATRPLQIAACALLLELAHADDEFTHAEREHITASLVRHFGLAADEVRDLLEVAEEARRDSVDLHQFTSVVARHYDEGQRVVLAELMWRVAYADGHLSSREDYLTQKFSRLLDLRPGYLADARGRAMAKPAGD, encoded by the coding sequence ATGTTCGAAGCGCTCAAATCGCTGCTGACCCGCCGCGCGAGCATCAGCGAGTCCTCGAGCTCGGACGCAACTCGCCCGCTGCAGATCGCGGCCTGCGCATTGCTGCTCGAACTGGCGCACGCCGACGACGAGTTCACGCACGCCGAGCGCGAGCACATCACCGCCTCGCTGGTGCGCCACTTCGGACTCGCCGCGGACGAAGTGAGGGATCTGCTGGAGGTCGCCGAAGAGGCGCGTCGCGATTCCGTCGACCTGCACCAGTTCACGAGCGTCGTGGCGCGACACTACGACGAGGGACAGCGGGTGGTGCTGGCGGAACTGATGTGGCGCGTGGCGTACGCCGACGGTCACCTGTCGAGCCGGGAGGACTACCTCACGCAGAAATTCTCGCGCTTGCTCGATTTGCGACCGGGTTACCTGGCGGACGCGCGCGGCCGTGCAATGGCGAAGCCCGCCGGCGATTGA
- a CDS encoding DUF3185 domain-containing protein has protein sequence MRSIGVVLVVLGVLALAYQGFSYTKREKVIDLGPIQATADTKKHVSIPPIAGGVAVVAGVTMMLISRRQD, from the coding sequence ATGAGATCCATCGGAGTAGTCCTGGTCGTGCTGGGCGTGCTCGCGCTCGCCTATCAGGGCTTCAGCTATACGAAGCGCGAAAAGGTGATTGACCTCGGCCCCATCCAGGCGACGGCGGACACCAAGAAGCACGTGTCCATTCCTCCGATCGCGGGAGGCGTCGCGGTGGTGGCGGGCGTAACGATGATGCTGATCTCGCGGCGACAGGATTGA
- a CDS encoding lmo0937 family membrane protein: MLWTIAVVLALLWVLGLTTSYTLGGFIHILLLLAIASVLIRVIQGRKPV; this comes from the coding sequence ATGCTTTGGACCATCGCCGTCGTGCTCGCGCTGCTGTGGGTGTTGGGTCTCACCACCTCGTACACGCTCGGAGGCTTCATCCACATCCTGCTCCTGCTCGCCATCGCGTCCGTCCTGATTCGCGTGATTCAGGGCCGCAAGCCGGTTTGA
- a CDS encoding ferritin-like domain-containing protein — MAKPPAVPAAITRKQLIANLNEDLAREYQAIIAYVVYSQVIKGAEYMNIAAELEVHAGEELQHAITLAKQIDYLGGMPSVTAKPVKTSTKAKDMLRFDLDNETETIGHYRERIRQCESLEEYAMAEELRTILVQEQEHQIDLATALGIEIPRPKR; from the coding sequence ATGGCCAAGCCACCCGCCGTGCCCGCCGCCATCACCCGCAAACAGCTCATCGCAAATCTGAACGAAGATCTGGCGCGTGAGTATCAGGCGATCATCGCGTACGTCGTCTACTCGCAGGTGATCAAGGGCGCGGAGTACATGAACATCGCCGCCGAACTCGAAGTCCACGCCGGTGAGGAACTCCAGCACGCGATCACGCTCGCGAAGCAGATCGACTACCTGGGCGGAATGCCGAGCGTCACCGCGAAGCCGGTGAAGACCTCAACGAAGGCGAAGGACATGCTGCGCTTCGATCTCGACAACGAGACCGAGACGATCGGCCACTATCGTGAGCGCATCCGCCAGTGCGAGTCACTCGAGGAGTACGCCATGGCCGAGGAGCTCCGCACCATTCTCGTCCAGGAACAAGAGCACCAGATCGATCTCGCCACCGCGCTCGGCATCGAGATCCCGAGGCCGAAGCGCTGA
- a CDS encoding DUF2083 domain-containing protein, with amino-acid sequence MPKSSPMGRRVRAVRLKSGLTQAALAERLQVSASYLNLIEHDRRPLPAALLLRLAHVLELDLKEIGIGDEPRLASDLAEVFADPLFAESPPAEDEIREFAVTVPEVARAVVQLHHAYSAAHASAQTLAAQVLDRQDIPGMELTGLSSEQVTDFLQRHRNHFPELEAEAERVSRDGTVQGEDLFAGLCRFLEKQHGVVVEVRRVGDMNGAMRRYDAEKKRLMLSEVLRRGSRNFQLAYQVGLLQCSAALDRFVRDATLTSDESRVLGRVTLANYFAAALLMPYSDFLGAAEHERYDLDLLQHRFRVNFEQVCHRLCTLQRSGAEGVPFFMVRTDRAGNVSKKFTANAVTLPRFGGLCPLRSVHAAYLQPNSLRIQISRQPEGVTFFSVSRTIRKHRGGFHDPEILYAIELGCEIEHAPRLVYSEGIDLANPAAIVPVGTTCRLCERRDCRARAFPSIQRPLNIDENTRGVSFFAPTSE; translated from the coding sequence ATGCCCAAATCGAGCCCGATGGGACGGCGGGTGCGTGCAGTTCGCCTCAAGTCCGGCCTCACGCAAGCGGCCCTCGCAGAACGCCTGCAGGTCTCCGCCTCCTACCTCAACCTGATCGAACACGATCGCCGCCCGTTGCCGGCCGCACTTCTGCTGCGCCTGGCCCACGTTCTGGAGCTCGACCTCAAGGAAATCGGGATCGGGGACGAGCCGCGGCTCGCGAGCGACCTGGCCGAGGTGTTCGCCGACCCTTTGTTCGCGGAGTCGCCGCCCGCCGAGGACGAGATTCGCGAATTCGCGGTCACCGTGCCCGAAGTCGCGCGCGCGGTCGTTCAGCTTCATCACGCCTATTCCGCGGCGCATGCCTCGGCCCAGACGCTGGCCGCGCAGGTGCTGGACCGGCAGGACATTCCGGGAATGGAGCTGACGGGGCTGTCCTCCGAGCAGGTGACCGACTTCCTCCAGCGCCATCGCAATCACTTTCCCGAGCTGGAAGCCGAAGCGGAGCGGGTCTCGCGCGACGGCACCGTGCAGGGCGAGGACCTGTTCGCCGGCCTGTGCCGATTCCTCGAGAAGCAGCACGGCGTGGTGGTCGAGGTGCGGCGGGTCGGCGACATGAACGGCGCGATGCGGCGATACGACGCCGAGAAGAAGCGACTCATGTTGTCCGAGGTGCTGCGGCGTGGCTCGCGGAACTTCCAGCTCGCCTACCAGGTCGGGCTGCTGCAATGCTCCGCGGCGCTCGATCGCTTCGTGCGCGATGCGACGCTGACCTCGGACGAGTCGCGCGTGCTGGGTCGCGTGACGCTCGCGAACTACTTCGCCGCGGCGCTGCTCATGCCCTACTCCGACTTTCTCGGCGCCGCCGAGCACGAGCGCTATGACCTCGACCTGTTGCAGCATCGCTTCCGGGTCAACTTCGAGCAGGTGTGCCACCGCCTCTGCACGCTTCAGCGCAGTGGTGCCGAGGGTGTGCCGTTCTTCATGGTCCGCACCGATCGTGCCGGCAACGTCTCCAAGAAGTTCACCGCGAACGCGGTGACGCTGCCGCGATTCGGAGGCCTGTGCCCGCTGCGCAGCGTGCACGCCGCGTACCTGCAGCCGAACTCCCTGCGCATCCAGATCTCACGTCAGCCCGAGGGCGTCACGTTCTTTTCGGTCTCGCGCACGATCCGCAAGCATCGCGGCGGCTTCCACGACCCCGAGATCCTCTACGCGATCGAGCTCGGCTGCGAGATCGAGCACGCGCCGCGCCTCGTCTACAGCGAAGGGATCGACCTCGCGAACCCGGCCGCGATCGTGCCGGTCGGCACCACGTGCCGGCTGTGCGAACGCCGCGATTGTCGGGCCCGCGCGTTTCCGTCGATCCAGCGCCCGCTCAACATCGACGAGAACACGCGCGGCGTTTCGTTCTTCGCGCCGACCTCCGAGTAG
- the aceB gene encoding malate synthase A — protein sequence MRTQQVASAEAIRLTIIPTTEQQALLTPEALAFVADLVRRFGGSIEAALERRVARRARLAEGETLDFLASTAGIRSADWKVAPLPLDLHERTVEITGPVDRKMIINALNSGANVFMADFEDSNAPTWDNLIQGQLNLHAAVRRTLTHVDGASGKSYRLNERVATLLVRPRGLHLSESHLHVDGRAIPACLFDFGLYAYHNAKELLSRGSGPYFYLPKLESHLEARIWNDVFTHSEAVLGLPHGSIKATCLIETLPAAFEMDEILWELREHSAGLNCGRWDYIFSFIKTQRSTAAAVLPDRSQVTMEQPFMRAYTQLVIRTCHRRGVHAIGGMAAQIPIRDDAAASDAALARVRADKRREAIDGHDGTWVAHPGLVALAREEFAAQMSGPNQLDRLREDVRVEAADLLQVPTGSRTEAGLRHNIRVGVQYLEAWLRGLGCVPLYHLMEDAATAEISRTQIWQWIRHGAALDDGRVVTKALVELLLDEEMERVAREVGAARFESGRFPQAIELFLQVGTAPQLEEFLTLTAYETLNRIHDTQ from the coding sequence ATGCGAACTCAACAGGTTGCCTCCGCGGAAGCGATCCGTCTCACGATCATTCCGACCACTGAGCAACAGGCACTGCTCACTCCCGAAGCGCTCGCCTTCGTTGCGGATCTCGTTCGACGCTTCGGCGGCTCGATTGAGGCGGCGCTCGAGCGTCGCGTGGCTCGGCGCGCTCGGCTGGCCGAAGGAGAGACGCTCGACTTCCTCGCTTCGACGGCGGGGATTCGCAGTGCCGACTGGAAAGTGGCACCGCTGCCGCTCGACCTGCACGAGCGCACGGTCGAGATCACCGGGCCGGTCGATCGCAAGATGATCATCAACGCGCTCAACTCGGGCGCGAATGTGTTCATGGCGGACTTCGAAGACTCGAACGCGCCGACCTGGGACAACCTGATCCAGGGCCAGCTGAATCTCCACGCGGCGGTGCGCCGCACGCTGACTCACGTCGATGGCGCGAGCGGCAAGTCGTATCGATTGAACGAACGCGTCGCGACGCTGCTGGTGAGGCCGCGCGGACTGCACCTGTCGGAATCACACCTGCACGTCGACGGCCGCGCGATCCCGGCCTGCCTGTTCGACTTCGGGCTCTACGCCTACCACAACGCGAAGGAACTTCTGTCGCGCGGCAGCGGGCCCTACTTCTACCTGCCGAAGCTCGAGAGTCACCTCGAGGCGCGCATCTGGAACGACGTCTTCACGCATTCCGAAGCCGTGCTGGGTCTGCCGCACGGCAGCATCAAGGCCACCTGCCTGATCGAGACTCTGCCGGCGGCGTTCGAGATGGACGAGATCCTGTGGGAATTGCGCGAACACTCGGCGGGACTCAACTGCGGTCGCTGGGACTACATCTTCTCGTTCATCAAGACGCAGCGCTCGACCGCCGCAGCGGTGCTGCCGGATCGGTCGCAGGTCACGATGGAGCAGCCGTTCATGCGGGCCTACACGCAGCTCGTGATCCGCACCTGCCATCGTCGTGGGGTGCATGCGATCGGCGGTATGGCCGCGCAGATCCCGATCCGTGACGACGCGGCCGCAAGCGATGCAGCGCTCGCGCGGGTGCGCGCCGACAAGCGCCGCGAAGCGATCGACGGCCACGATGGAACCTGGGTGGCGCATCCGGGCCTGGTGGCGCTCGCTCGCGAAGAGTTCGCGGCGCAGATGAGCGGGCCGAATCAGCTCGATCGGCTGCGCGAGGACGTGCGAGTCGAGGCGGCCGACCTGCTCCAGGTGCCGACGGGCTCTCGCACCGAAGCCGGTCTGCGTCACAACATCCGGGTCGGTGTTCAGTATCTCGAAGCATGGCTCAGAGGACTCGGTTGCGTGCCGCTCTACCACCTGATGGAAGACGCCGCGACCGCCGAGATCTCGCGCACGCAGATCTGGCAGTGGATTCGCCACGGAGCGGCACTCGACGACGGCCGCGTGGTGACGAAGGCGCTGGTCGAGCTGCTGCTCGACGAAGAGATGGAGCGGGTGGCCCGCGAAGTCGGGGCTGCGCGCTTCGAGAGTGGTCGCTTTCCTCAGGCGATCGAGCTGTTCCTGCAGGTCGGAACCGCACCGCAACTCGAAGAGTTCCTCACCCTGACGGCGTACGAAACGCTCAATCGCATCCATGACACCCAATAG
- the aceA gene encoding isocitrate lyase: protein MNGTNGSRMPARGRWDGVHRPYTAEDVERLRGSVKIEHTLARLGAERLWSLLTSRDFVPALGAMTGGQAVQQVKAGLEAIYLSGWQVAADANQAGQTYPDQSLYPVNSVPQVVKRLNQALMRADQIEHAEHLGAPNGNGNGNGAKRYWLAPIVADAEAGFGGPLNAFELMKSMIEAGAAGVHFEDQLSSEKKCGHLGGKVLVPTSQFIRTLVAARLAADVLDVPSLIIARTDADSAKLITSDVDARDREFLSGGRTPEGFYHYKGGLAAAIARGLAYAPYADLIWCETSTPDLHEAQVFAEAIHAEFPGKMLAYNCSPSFNWKAKLDAATISKFQRELGALGYKFQFVTLAGFHSLNYGMFQLARRYRRHGMSAYAELQSAEFAAEENGYTATRHQREVGTGYFDQVMQLIADGGCSTLALDGSTERAQF, encoded by the coding sequence ATGAATGGCACGAACGGGAGCCGGATGCCGGCTCGCGGACGTTGGGACGGCGTTCATCGTCCGTACACGGCCGAGGACGTCGAGCGCCTGCGTGGTTCCGTGAAGATCGAGCACACGCTCGCGCGTCTCGGCGCCGAGCGGTTGTGGAGCCTGCTCACGAGTCGCGACTTCGTCCCGGCGCTCGGAGCGATGACGGGCGGCCAGGCGGTTCAGCAGGTGAAGGCGGGGCTCGAAGCGATCTACCTGAGCGGCTGGCAGGTCGCCGCCGACGCGAATCAGGCCGGGCAGACCTATCCGGACCAGAGCCTCTATCCGGTCAACAGCGTTCCGCAGGTGGTGAAGCGCCTCAATCAGGCCCTGATGCGGGCGGATCAGATCGAGCACGCCGAACACCTCGGCGCCCCGAACGGCAACGGCAACGGCAACGGTGCGAAGCGTTACTGGCTGGCACCGATCGTGGCCGATGCGGAGGCCGGATTCGGCGGTCCGCTCAATGCGTTCGAACTGATGAAGTCCATGATCGAAGCCGGCGCGGCTGGTGTGCACTTCGAGGACCAGCTGTCGTCCGAGAAGAAGTGCGGTCACCTCGGCGGCAAGGTGCTGGTGCCGACCTCACAGTTCATCCGCACGCTGGTCGCGGCGAGGCTGGCGGCCGACGTGCTGGACGTTCCGAGCCTCATCATCGCCCGCACCGACGCGGACAGCGCCAAGCTCATCACCAGCGACGTCGATGCGCGGGACCGCGAGTTCCTGAGCGGTGGTCGCACGCCGGAGGGCTTCTACCACTACAAGGGTGGACTCGCCGCCGCGATCGCCCGGGGTCTCGCCTACGCGCCGTACGCCGACCTGATCTGGTGCGAGACTTCGACGCCGGACCTTCACGAGGCCCAGGTGTTCGCCGAAGCGATTCACGCCGAGTTCCCCGGCAAGATGCTGGCGTACAACTGCAGCCCGTCGTTCAACTGGAAGGCCAAGCTCGACGCGGCGACGATCTCCAAGTTCCAGCGCGAACTCGGGGCGCTGGGCTACAAGTTCCAGTTCGTCACGCTGGCCGGATTCCACAGCCTCAACTACGGCATGTTCCAGCTCGCGCGTCGGTATCGCCGCCACGGCATGTCGGCCTACGCCGAGCTGCAGAGCGCGGAGTTCGCAGCCGAGGAGAACGGCTACACCGCCACGCGCCACCAGCGCGAGGTCGGCACCGGCTACTTCGATCAGGTGATGCAGCTGATCGCGGACGGCGGCTGCTCGACCCTGGCGCTCGACGGCTCCACCGAACGCGCACAGTTCTAG
- a CDS encoding VOC family protein, producing the protein MNLRFDHAVVIVDALEPAVRHHEDAGFTVVPGGRHDVLPTENALIAFADGSYLELLAFRDATTRDELLRLAGSPRWDAHLQSVSAIARRFLPRLVGAQGVADWVLAGSGLDRFASESRRRGEVMTGPFRMSRARPDGQSLEWDLLMPSNFEAPIFIEDRTARELRVPADGAATSHPNGARGVVGVTVRVPSVPAAALRLARLFDVAPRAGADGSTTLWIAGVQVELLAGEPVGAVAVRLDGLDAAASGPGLGGIHAAGP; encoded by the coding sequence GTGAACCTGCGATTCGATCACGCCGTCGTGATCGTCGATGCGCTCGAGCCGGCCGTGCGTCACCACGAGGACGCCGGCTTCACCGTGGTTCCGGGCGGCCGCCACGATGTGCTCCCGACCGAGAACGCTCTGATCGCGTTCGCGGACGGCAGCTATCTGGAGCTGCTGGCGTTCCGGGACGCCACGACGCGCGACGAGCTGCTTCGGCTGGCGGGGAGCCCGCGATGGGACGCCCACCTGCAGAGCGTGTCCGCGATCGCGCGCCGATTCCTGCCGCGACTCGTCGGAGCGCAGGGGGTGGCGGACTGGGTCCTCGCCGGTTCAGGCCTCGATCGATTCGCGTCCGAGTCACGCCGACGGGGCGAGGTGATGACCGGTCCGTTTCGCATGAGTCGCGCGCGGCCCGACGGGCAGTCGCTCGAATGGGACCTGCTGATGCCCTCCAACTTCGAGGCGCCGATCTTCATCGAGGATCGCACCGCGCGCGAATTGCGAGTGCCGGCGGATGGAGCTGCGACTTCGCATCCCAATGGCGCGCGCGGAGTGGTCGGCGTGACGGTGCGCGTGCCGTCGGTTCCGGCCGCCGCGCTGCGCCTCGCCCGACTGTTCGACGTCGCGCCGCGCGCGGGCGCCGACGGGAGCACCACGCTTTGGATAGCCGGGGTGCAGGTCGAACTGCTCGCAGGCGAGCCCGTCGGAGCGGTCGCGGTCCGGCTCGACGGGCTCGATGCGGCGGCTTCTGGACCCGGCCTCGGCGGCATCCACGCCGCCGGCCCGTGA
- a CDS encoding prohibitin family protein, with protein sequence MKRSDWLLLLALAGTVGGCAAVPAEHVGVIEVYGAVQKGTWAPGAHVWMPWQGVHRISCRTQSIEERTTSPTSEGLVVGLDVSIVFHIDPSRAREVYSRYGGLQAMIDNVIVPEFRSTTRDVTAGFQASDLYSGRRAEVSLRMNEEIKGRLSDRGVVVEAVLLRNLNLPEQVANAVQAKLAADQQAQQMDFVLRKEEKEADRKRIEARGIADYQKIVSTGLNELLLRWKGIEATAKLAESANAKTVVIGAGKDGLPLILGQ encoded by the coding sequence ATGAAACGAAGTGATTGGCTGCTGTTGCTCGCGCTCGCAGGGACGGTCGGCGGCTGCGCGGCGGTTCCGGCTGAGCATGTGGGCGTTATCGAAGTGTACGGCGCCGTCCAGAAGGGCACCTGGGCGCCCGGGGCTCACGTGTGGATGCCGTGGCAGGGCGTCCACCGCATCAGCTGTCGGACCCAGTCGATCGAGGAGCGCACCACCAGTCCGACCAGCGAAGGGCTGGTGGTCGGGCTCGACGTCAGCATCGTCTTTCACATCGATCCGTCGAGAGCTCGCGAGGTCTACAGCCGCTACGGCGGGCTGCAGGCGATGATCGACAACGTGATCGTGCCCGAGTTTCGCTCGACGACGCGCGACGTCACGGCCGGCTTCCAGGCCTCCGACCTCTACTCGGGGCGGCGCGCCGAGGTCTCGCTGCGGATGAACGAGGAAATCAAGGGCCGGCTCTCCGACCGCGGCGTGGTGGTGGAGGCGGTCCTGCTGCGAAACCTCAACCTGCCGGAACAGGTCGCGAACGCGGTTCAGGCCAAGCTCGCGGCCGATCAGCAGGCGCAGCAGATGGACTTCGTGCTGCGAAAGGAAGAGAAGGAAGCGGATCGCAAGCGGATCGAGGCGCGCGGTATCGCCGACTATCAGAAGATCGTTAGCACCGGACTCAACGAGTTGCTGCTGCGCTGGAAAGGCATCGAGGCGACCGCGAAGCTCGCCGAGTCTGCGAACGCGAAGACCGTGGTGATCGGCGCCGGCAAGGACGGGCTGCCGCTGATCCTCGGCCAATAG